In a genomic window of Jaculus jaculus isolate mJacJac1 chromosome 8, mJacJac1.mat.Y.cur, whole genome shotgun sequence:
- the LOC101593689 gene encoding H-2 class II histocompatibility antigen, E-S beta chain-like → MVWLSRDPSVAALMVTMMVLSPRLALARDSRATFLEQGKHECHFYNGTQRVRFLDRYFYNGEEYVRFDSDVGEYRAVTELGRPDAPYWNGQKEFLERKRAQVDAYCRHNYEVLRRFLVPRRVEPRVTVHPAKTQPAQHHNLLVCSVDGFYPGAIEVSWFLNGHEETAGVVSTGLIRNGDWTFQMLVMLEMVPRRGEVYTCRVQHPSLPNPMSVEWRAQSGSAQSKMLSGVGGIVLGLLFLGAGLFIHCRSPKGHPGVPPTGLLS, encoded by the exons ATGGTGTGGCTCTCCAGAGACCCCAGCGTGGCGGCTCTGATGGTGACAATGATGGTGCTGAGCCCGCGGCTGGCTTTGGCCAGGGACTCCAGAG CGACGTTCTTGGAGCAAGGTAAACATGAGTGCCACTTCTACAACGGGACGCAGCGGGTGCGATTCCTGGACAGATATTTCTACAACGGGGAGGAGTACGTGCGCTTCGACAGCGACGTGGGCGAGTACCGCGCGGTCACCGAACTGGGCCGGCCCGACGCCCCCTACTGGAATGGCCAGAAGGAGTTCCTGGAGAGGAAGCGGGCCCAGGTGGACGCCTACTGCAGACACAACTACGAGGTCCTCAGGAGGTTCTTGGTGCCCAGGAGAG TGGAGCCCAGGGTGACAGTGCACCCTGCCAAGACCCAGCCCGCGCAGCACCACAACCTGCTGGTCTGCTCCGTGGACGGGTTCTACCCCGGTGCCATTGAAGTCAGCTGGTTCCTGAACGGCCACGAGGAGACGGCCGGGGTGGTGTCCACAGGCCTGATCCGGAACGGAGACTGGACCTTCCAGATGCTGGTGATGCTGGAGATGGTGCCTCGGAGAGGAGAGGTTTACACCTGCCGGGTGCAGCACCCGAGCCTGCCGAACCCCATGTCCGTGGAGTGGA GGGCGCAGTCAGGGTCTGCGCAGAGCAAGATGCTGAGTGGAGTTGGGGGCATCGTGCTGGGCCTGCTCTTCCTCGGGGCGGGGCTCTTCATCCACTGCAGGAGCCCAAAAG gACATCCTGGAGTTCCGCCCACAG GACTCCTGAGCTGA